Proteins encoded together in one Streptomyces sp. B1I3 window:
- a CDS encoding fumarylacetoacetate hydrolase family protein, with protein MRIARFSIDGNVAFGAVEGDSPDSLVLDIIKGIPYADFELSGTKVPLKKVRLLPPVLPNKVVAIGRNYAEHAAELGNEVPDVPVAFFKPTTSVIGSGDSIEFPSFSEELHHEAELAVVIGRMCREVPRERVKDVIFGYTCANDVTARDVQRRENQWARAKGFDTSCPLGPWVETDVDPTDLAIQATVNGEQRQLGRTSDMVRSIEDLVVHITEAMTLLPGDVILTGTPAGVGPLHVGDEVAVTIEGIGTLTNKVIKRG; from the coding sequence GTGCGCATCGCCAGGTTCTCCATCGACGGCAATGTCGCCTTCGGCGCGGTCGAGGGCGACAGCCCCGACAGCCTCGTCCTCGACATCATCAAGGGCATCCCGTACGCCGACTTCGAACTCTCCGGGACCAAGGTCCCGCTGAAGAAAGTCCGGCTGCTGCCGCCCGTGCTCCCCAACAAGGTCGTGGCCATCGGCCGCAACTACGCGGAACACGCCGCCGAGCTCGGCAACGAGGTCCCGGATGTGCCCGTCGCCTTCTTCAAGCCCACCACCTCGGTGATCGGCTCCGGCGACTCCATCGAGTTCCCCTCCTTCTCCGAGGAACTGCACCACGAGGCCGAGCTGGCCGTGGTGATCGGCCGCATGTGCCGCGAGGTTCCGCGTGAGCGCGTCAAGGACGTCATCTTCGGCTACACCTGCGCCAACGACGTCACCGCCCGTGACGTCCAGCGCCGCGAGAACCAGTGGGCCCGGGCGAAGGGCTTCGACACCTCCTGCCCGCTCGGTCCCTGGGTGGAGACCGACGTCGACCCCACCGACCTCGCGATCCAGGCCACGGTCAACGGTGAGCAGCGTCAGCTCGGCCGTACGAGCGACATGGTCCGGTCCATCGAGGACCTGGTCGTCCACATCACGGAGGCCATGACGCTGCTCCCGGGCGACGTGATCCTCACGGGAACCCCCGCAGGGGTCGGACCCCTGCACGTCGGCGACGAGGTCGCCGTCACCATCGAAGGCATCGGCACTCTCACCAACAAGGTGATCAAGCGTGGTTAA
- a CDS encoding ATP/GTP-binding protein: protein MDFASSSGGTARSTTSAKIVVAGGFGVGKTTFVGAVSEINPLRTEAVMTSASAGIDDLTHTGDKTTTTVAMDFGRITLDQDLILYLFGTPGQDRFWFMWDDLVRGAIGAVVLVDTRRLADCFPAVDYFENSGLPFVIALNGFDGHQPYTPEEVREALQIGPDAPIITTDARHRADAKSGLITLVEHALMARLK, encoded by the coding sequence GTGGACTTCGCAAGCTCTAGCGGCGGGACGGCCCGCTCCACCACGTCGGCGAAGATCGTGGTGGCAGGGGGCTTCGGCGTGGGTAAGACCACGTTCGTCGGTGCCGTTTCGGAGATCAACCCGCTGCGCACCGAAGCCGTGATGACGTCCGCGTCCGCGGGCATCGACGACCTGACCCACACCGGGGACAAGACCACCACCACGGTGGCCATGGACTTCGGACGCATCACCCTGGACCAGGACCTGATCCTCTACCTGTTCGGCACCCCCGGACAGGACCGCTTCTGGTTCATGTGGGACGACCTGGTCCGCGGCGCCATCGGCGCCGTCGTCCTCGTCGACACCCGCCGCCTCGCCGACTGCTTCCCCGCCGTCGACTACTTCGAGAACAGCGGCCTCCCCTTCGTCATCGCCCTCAACGGCTTCGACGGACACCAGCCCTACACGCCCGAGGAAGTGCGCGAGGCGCTGCAGATCGGCCCCGACGCTCCGATCATCACGACGGACGCCCGTCACCGGGCCGACGCCAAGAGCGGTTTGATCACGCTGGTGGAGCACGCCCTGATGGCGCGGCTCAAGTAG
- the ndgR gene encoding IclR family transcriptional regulator NdgR: MDNSSGVGVLDKAALVLSALESGPATLAGLVAATGLARPTAHRLAVALEHHRMVARDMQGRFILGPRLAELAAAAGEDRLLATAGPVLTHLRDITGESAQLYRRQGDMRICVAAAERLSGLRDTVPVGSTLTMKAGSSAQILMAWEEPERLHRGLQGARFTATALSGVRRRGWAQSIGEREPGVASVSAPVRGPSNRVVAAVSVSGPIERLTRHPGRMHAQAVIDSAARLSEALRRTG, encoded by the coding sequence ATGGACAACTCTAGCGGCGTCGGCGTTCTCGACAAGGCAGCTCTGGTATTGAGCGCCCTGGAGTCCGGTCCGGCCACCCTCGCCGGACTGGTCGCGGCGACAGGGCTCGCACGACCCACGGCACATCGACTGGCCGTGGCACTCGAACACCACCGCATGGTGGCGAGGGACATGCAGGGCCGATTCATTCTCGGTCCCCGGCTCGCGGAGCTCGCGGCAGCGGCCGGCGAGGACCGCCTCCTGGCGACGGCCGGACCCGTGCTCACGCATCTGCGCGACATCACGGGCGAGAGCGCGCAGCTCTATCGCAGGCAGGGTGACATGCGGATCTGCGTGGCGGCGGCGGAGCGGCTGTCCGGACTGCGGGACACCGTGCCGGTCGGCTCCACGCTCACGATGAAGGCGGGCTCCTCCGCGCAGATCCTGATGGCCTGGGAGGAACCCGAGCGCCTGCACCGGGGACTGCAGGGCGCCCGCTTCACCGCGACGGCGCTCTCGGGCGTACGGCGGCGTGGCTGGGCCCAGTCGATCGGCGAGCGCGAGCCCGGCGTGGCCTCGGTGTCGGCCCCGGTCCGCGGCCCGTCGAACCGTGTGGTCGCCGCCGTCTCCGTCTCCGGGCCGATCGAGCGGCTGACCCGCCACCCGGGCCGGATGCACGCCCAGGCGGTCATCGACTCGGCCGCGCGGCTGAGCGAGGCGCTGCGCCGCACCGGCTGA
- the gltX gene encoding glutamate--tRNA ligase: MVNAPVRVRFCPSPTGNPHVGLVRTALFNWAFARHHEGTLVFRIEDTDAARDSEESYGQLLESMRWLGLDWDEGPEIGGPHAPYRQSQRMDLYKDVAGKLLAAGYAYPCYCTTEELDTRRDAARAAGKPSGYDGHCRDLSDERKAAYEAEGRTSIVRFRMPDEAITFTDLVRGDITVQPENVPDYGIVRANGAPLYTLVNPVDDALMEITHVLRGEDLLSSTPRQIALYRALIELGIAKDTPAFGHLPYVMGEGNKKLSKRDPQASLNLYRERGFLPEGLLNYLSLLGWSIAEDRDIFGRDELVAAFDIADVNANPARFDLKKAEHINAEHLRMLDVKTFTEACGPWLKAPFAPWAPEAFDAEQFAEIAPHVQTRVTVLSDITANVDFLFLDEPVHDEASWTKAMKEGSDALLVTARAELIAAEWNAEALKAAVLSAGEQHGLKLGKAQAPVRVAVTGRTVGLPLFESLEILGREKTIARIDAALAKLAA; the protein is encoded by the coding sequence GTGGTTAACGCACCCGTCCGCGTCCGTTTCTGTCCCTCCCCGACCGGCAACCCGCACGTGGGACTGGTCCGCACGGCCCTGTTCAACTGGGCCTTCGCCCGGCACCACGAGGGCACCCTGGTCTTCCGCATCGAGGACACCGACGCGGCCCGCGACTCCGAGGAGTCGTACGGCCAGCTGCTCGAGTCGATGCGCTGGCTCGGCCTCGACTGGGACGAGGGCCCCGAGATCGGCGGCCCGCACGCCCCGTACCGCCAGTCGCAGCGGATGGACCTCTACAAGGACGTCGCCGGCAAGCTGCTGGCGGCCGGGTACGCGTACCCCTGCTACTGCACCACCGAGGAGCTCGACACCCGCCGCGACGCCGCCCGTGCGGCCGGCAAGCCGTCGGGCTACGACGGCCACTGCCGCGACCTGAGCGACGAGCGGAAGGCCGCGTACGAGGCCGAGGGCCGTACCTCGATCGTCCGGTTCCGGATGCCGGACGAGGCGATCACCTTCACCGACCTCGTCCGCGGCGACATCACCGTCCAGCCGGAGAACGTGCCGGACTACGGCATCGTCCGCGCCAACGGCGCTCCTCTCTACACGCTGGTCAACCCGGTCGACGACGCGCTGATGGAGATCACCCACGTCCTGCGCGGCGAGGATCTGCTCTCCTCCACCCCGCGCCAGATCGCCCTGTACCGGGCGCTCATCGAGCTGGGCATCGCCAAGGACACCCCCGCCTTCGGTCACCTCCCGTACGTCATGGGCGAGGGCAACAAGAAGCTCTCCAAGCGCGACCCCCAGGCCTCGCTCAACCTGTACCGCGAGCGCGGGTTCCTGCCCGAAGGGCTGCTCAACTACCTTTCGCTGCTGGGCTGGTCGATCGCGGAGGACCGCGACATCTTCGGCCGGGACGAGCTGGTCGCGGCGTTCGACATCGCCGACGTCAACGCCAACCCCGCCCGCTTCGACCTCAAGAAGGCCGAGCACATCAACGCCGAGCACCTGCGCATGCTCGACGTGAAGACCTTCACCGAGGCGTGCGGCCCCTGGCTGAAGGCCCCCTTCGCCCCCTGGGCGCCCGAGGCCTTCGACGCGGAGCAGTTCGCCGAGATCGCCCCGCACGTCCAGACCCGTGTGACGGTTCTCTCGGACATCACGGCCAACGTCGACTTCCTCTTCCTGGACGAGCCCGTCCACGACGAGGCGTCCTGGACGAAGGCCATGAAGGAGGGCTCCGACGCCCTCCTCGTGACGGCCCGCGCCGAGCTGATCGCCGCCGAGTGGAACGCCGAGGCCCTCAAGGCCGCCGTCCTCTCCGCCGGCGAGCAGCACGGCCTGAAGCTCGGCAAGGCGCAGGCCCCGGTCCGCGTGGCCGTGACCGGCCGCACGGTGGGCCTGCCGCTCTTCGAGTCCCTGGAGATCCTGGGCCGCGAGAAGACGATCGCCCGCATCGACGCGGCGCTGGCGAAGCTGGCCGCGTAG
- a CDS encoding roadblock/LC7 domain-containing protein, producing the protein MSQAAQNLNWLITNFVDNTPGVSHTVVVSADGLLLAMSEGFPRDRADQLAAVASGLTSLTAGASRIFEGGAVSQTVVEMERGFLFLMSVSDGSSLAVLAHPDADIGLVGYEMALLVDRAGTVLTPDLRAELQGSLLH; encoded by the coding sequence ATGAGTCAGGCCGCGCAGAATCTGAACTGGCTGATCACCAATTTCGTGGACAACACCCCTGGGGTGTCCCACACGGTGGTGGTCTCCGCGGATGGCCTGCTGCTGGCGATGTCCGAAGGTTTCCCGCGCGACCGCGCCGATCAGCTGGCGGCCGTCGCCTCCGGCCTGACGTCGCTGACAGCGGGCGCCTCCCGGATCTTCGAAGGCGGCGCCGTGAGCCAGACCGTCGTGGAGATGGAACGCGGGTTCCTCTTCCTCATGTCCGTCTCGGACGGTTCCTCGCTGGCCGTTCTCGCCCACCCGGACGCGGACATCGGTCTGGTGGGCTACGAGATGGCACTCCTCGTCGACCGCGCGGGGACCGTCCTCACCCCCGACCTCCGCGCCGAACTACAAGGCAGTCTGCTCCACTAG
- a CDS encoding nitrate- and nitrite sensing domain-containing protein, with translation MGSPQPRQGRGEAPADQEPRGGNDRGSSPQHAQKPGQPAAGESGDRAQRPGAASGGAEAAASLKPAGPPGTGSRMALRNWRISTRLVSLLALPVVAATTLGGLRINESMNDMEQLEHMQLLTEMTKQATALANALQDERDSSAGPLSNGGKATDFEVSEPRKRTDRAKDAFFEATDEIGNTPGDAALDSIHASVSQIGNQLGDITSIRKDAYADNAPSLNTIDRYSQLITSLLSLSQDMAQATSNPDMIKRTRALAAFSSSKEYASIQRAVIAAALPGGGSTKTDLDENEQAFGRNALTKEDLARKTFETTYETTGNSSAELIAPLENGNPEITAADMYAKKVLDSPLGMEGSKTRSYKDWYDQASNEIQAMKTIESTLLGQMDSKARELREESQRDAILNGAVILIVLGVSLVGAFVVARSMIRSLRRLQDTATRVAQDRLPELVKQLSETDPQDVDTSVESVGVHSRDEIGKVAAAFDDVHREAVRLAAEQALLRGNVNAMFTNLSRRSQGLIQRQLSLISELESREADPDQLSSLFKLDHLATRMRRNGENLLVLAGEEPGRRWTRPVPLVDVLRAAASEVEQYERIELAAVPATEVAGRVVNDLVHLLAELLENATSFSSPQTKVRVTGHALPDGRVLVEIHDTGIGLSPEDLAAINERLASPPTVDVSVSRRMGLFVVGRLSLRHGIRIQLRPSDSGGTTALVMLPMEVAHGGKLPTAKQGQGQQGGAPGGLLAGAGAPGAAGGQRPGLGGAPAAPAKGLGSGASGGQGGTGSGQRAVLPARDGGPRPPQQGTNAGQQGPGLPNQGRPEAPRQGGGLSGAFGGGGSRTGARGPQGPSAGTDAGGPNLFGHSGPGQPGRQSGPPTRQAPQPQQAQHRQGGQNAQHGQGAQGGFQQPGGPGRQLPPSGGPRAELPGGNPQPQRPQSASWGVEEQGAPRRTPLDSPRGHEDPDAGRFARPGDSGPNQPFNVPDQRPPTNDRQGPGATAEFARPDFSAPQAPQAPQGADPASTAQFARPDFGAPRRQDQGFGPQAPQQTPPQRQQGNPDFGAPRPALPQQPEALPPAGPGDGRTPLYDTLETNWFHGPQQGGQQPPAAEPQTPAAPEPAAHQAPPAPRRGAGDTAASSSWRASPNDELVRQAERVKKPAAGGITTSGLPRRVPRANLVPGTAQQQNHQSGPQVSRAPDDVRGRLTNLRRGIQQGRQANNGPSTGSFQLGPTHQQER, from the coding sequence ATGGGGTCTCCCCAGCCCCGCCAGGGCCGAGGGGAAGCTCCGGCGGATCAGGAGCCGCGCGGCGGGAACGACCGCGGTTCCTCGCCCCAGCACGCCCAGAAGCCCGGGCAGCCGGCAGCCGGCGAGAGCGGCGACCGCGCGCAGCGCCCCGGCGCGGCGAGCGGCGGCGCCGAGGCGGCGGCATCCCTCAAGCCCGCCGGGCCCCCCGGCACCGGCTCCCGCATGGCCCTGCGCAACTGGCGCATCAGCACGCGTCTGGTCTCCCTGCTCGCCCTGCCCGTGGTCGCGGCGACCACACTCGGCGGACTGCGCATCAACGAATCCATGAACGACATGGAGCAGTTGGAGCACATGCAGCTGCTCACCGAGATGACCAAGCAGGCGACCGCGCTCGCCAACGCGCTGCAGGACGAGCGCGACAGCTCGGCCGGACCCCTGTCGAACGGCGGGAAGGCGACCGACTTCGAGGTCTCCGAGCCCCGCAAGCGGACCGACCGGGCCAAGGACGCGTTCTTCGAGGCGACCGACGAGATCGGCAACACGCCGGGCGACGCGGCGCTGGACAGCATCCACGCGAGCGTCAGCCAGATCGGCAACCAGCTCGGCGACATCACGAGCATCCGCAAGGACGCCTACGCCGACAACGCCCCCAGCCTCAACACGATCGACCGGTACAGCCAGCTGATCACGTCCCTGCTGAGCCTCTCGCAGGACATGGCGCAGGCGACCAGCAACCCGGACATGATCAAGCGGACCCGGGCCCTGGCGGCCTTCTCCTCCTCCAAGGAGTACGCCTCGATCCAGCGCGCGGTCATCGCCGCGGCCCTGCCGGGCGGCGGCAGCACCAAGACGGACCTGGACGAGAACGAGCAGGCCTTCGGCCGTAACGCGCTCACCAAGGAAGACCTGGCGCGCAAGACGTTCGAGACCACGTACGAGACCACGGGCAACAGCTCTGCCGAGCTGATCGCCCCGCTGGAGAACGGCAACCCGGAGATCACGGCTGCCGACATGTACGCGAAGAAGGTGCTCGACAGCCCGCTGGGCATGGAGGGCAGCAAGACCCGCTCGTACAAGGACTGGTACGACCAGGCCTCCAACGAGATCCAGGCCATGAAGACCATCGAGTCGACCCTGCTGGGTCAGATGGACAGCAAGGCCCGTGAGTTGCGTGAGGAGTCGCAGCGCGACGCGATCCTCAACGGTGCCGTCATCCTCATCGTCCTCGGTGTGTCACTGGTCGGCGCCTTCGTCGTGGCGCGGTCCATGATCCGCTCGCTGCGAAGGCTGCAGGACACCGCAACCCGGGTCGCCCAGGACCGGCTGCCCGAGCTCGTCAAGCAGCTCTCCGAGACGGACCCCCAGGACGTCGACACCTCCGTGGAGTCGGTCGGTGTGCACTCCCGGGACGAGATCGGCAAGGTGGCCGCGGCCTTCGACGACGTGCACCGCGAGGCGGTCCGTCTGGCCGCCGAGCAGGCGCTGCTGCGAGGCAACGTCAACGCGATGTTCACCAACCTCTCGCGCCGCAGCCAGGGCCTCATCCAGCGTCAGCTCTCGCTCATCTCCGAACTGGAGTCCCGCGAGGCCGACCCGGACCAGCTGTCCTCGCTCTTCAAGCTCGACCACCTCGCGACCCGTATGCGCCGTAACGGCGAGAACCTCCTCGTCCTCGCGGGCGAGGAGCCCGGCCGCCGGTGGACCCGGCCCGTTCCGCTGGTCGACGTGCTCCGTGCCGCCGCCTCCGAGGTGGAGCAGTACGAGCGCATCGAACTGGCCGCGGTGCCCGCCACCGAAGTGGCCGGCCGCGTCGTCAACGACCTCGTGCACCTCCTCGCCGAGCTCCTGGAGAACGCCACGTCGTTCTCCTCGCCGCAGACCAAGGTCCGGGTCACCGGTCACGCGCTGCCCGACGGGCGGGTGCTCGTCGAGATCCACGACACCGGCATCGGCCTCTCACCCGAGGACCTGGCCGCGATCAACGAGCGGCTCGCCTCGCCGCCCACCGTGGACGTCTCGGTCTCGCGCCGCATGGGTCTGTTCGTGGTCGGTCGGCTGTCCCTGCGACACGGCATCCGCATCCAGCTGCGCCCCTCCGACTCCGGAGGCACGACCGCGCTGGTCATGCTGCCGATGGAGGTCGCGCACGGTGGCAAGCTGCCGACGGCGAAGCAGGGCCAGGGCCAGCAGGGCGGTGCTCCGGGCGGTCTCCTGGCCGGTGCGGGCGCGCCCGGTGCGGCCGGAGGCCAGCGCCCCGGTCTCGGTGGAGCCCCCGCGGCTCCGGCCAAGGGGCTCGGGTCCGGAGCTTCGGGCGGACAGGGCGGTACGGGCTCGGGTCAGCGGGCCGTGCTGCCCGCACGCGACGGCGGGCCGCGCCCGCCGCAGCAGGGGACGAACGCCGGCCAGCAGGGTCCCGGCCTGCCGAACCAGGGCCGGCCCGAGGCCCCCCGGCAGGGCGGCGGCCTCTCCGGCGCCTTCGGCGGCGGCGGCTCCCGGACGGGCGCACGTGGCCCGCAGGGTCCTTCCGCCGGTACGGACGCGGGCGGCCCCAACCTGTTCGGTCACTCCGGCCCGGGTCAGCCCGGCCGGCAGAGCGGCCCGCCCACCCGGCAGGCCCCGCAGCCGCAGCAGGCCCAGCACCGCCAGGGCGGCCAGAACGCTCAGCACGGTCAGGGCGCTCAGGGCGGCTTCCAGCAGCCCGGTGGCCCCGGCCGTCAGCTCCCGCCGTCCGGCGGTCCGCGCGCCGAGCTGCCCGGTGGCAACCCGCAGCCGCAGCGCCCCCAGAGCGCGAGCTGGGGCGTCGAGGAGCAGGGCGCGCCCCGGCGTACGCCTCTGGACTCCCCGCGTGGCCACGAGGACCCCGACGCCGGCAGGTTCGCCCGCCCGGGCGACTCCGGTCCGAACCAGCCGTTCAACGTGCCGGACCAGCGCCCGCCGACGAACGACCGCCAGGGGCCCGGCGCCACCGCGGAGTTCGCCCGCCCGGACTTCTCGGCACCGCAGGCACCGCAGGCACCGCAGGGTGCCGACCCGGCGAGCACGGCGCAGTTCGCCCGGCCGGACTTCGGGGCCCCCCGCCGGCAGGACCAGGGCTTCGGCCCGCAGGCCCCGCAGCAGACGCCTCCGCAGCGTCAGCAGGGCAACCCCGACTTCGGCGCACCGCGTCCGGCGCTGCCGCAGCAGCCCGAGGCGCTGCCGCCGGCCGGCCCCGGTGACGGGCGTACCCCGCTCTACGACACGCTGGAGACGAACTGGTTCCACGGCCCGCAGCAGGGTGGCCAGCAGCCGCCCGCCGCCGAGCCGCAGACACCGGCCGCTCCCGAGCCCGCCGCCCACCAGGCTCCGCCCGCGCCGCGGCGCGGCGCGGGCGACACCGCCGCGAGCAGTTCCTGGCGCGCTTCACCCAACGACGAGCTCGTACGGCAGGCGGAGCGGGTCAAGAAGCCCGCCGCCGGCGGGATCACCACGTCCGGCCTGCCCCGCCGTGTCCCACGTGCCAATTTGGTGCCGGGCACTGCTCAGCAGCAGAATCATCAGTCCGGACCTCAGGTCTCGCGTGCGCCCGATGACGTACGTGGCCGTCTCACCAATCTCCGCCGGGGCATCCAGCAGGGACGACAGGCCAACAACGGCCCGTCTACCGGCAGTTTCCAACTCGGCCCCACTCACCAGCAGGAGCGTTAG
- a CDS encoding HAD family hydrolase → MVIRAVLWDIDDTIFDYSGADRAGMRKHLETEGFPEGYGSLTKALDAWKAVTDVQWARFAAGELDFQGQRRERVRAFLGRGLSDGEADGWFGRHAAHYEAAWRLFPDTLPVLDRLAGSFRHAVLSNSSIHNQDRKLRTLGVRDRFEVVVCAVEIGVAKPDAAAFHVACEALELDPHEVAYVGNEPDIDAGGAVAAGLTGIWLDRDGLGGRPELVRITGLGELPDLLAGHTRFGAPDTFG, encoded by the coding sequence ATGGTCATCCGCGCCGTCCTGTGGGACATCGACGACACGATCTTCGACTACTCGGGCGCCGACCGCGCCGGCATGCGCAAGCATCTGGAGACCGAGGGCTTCCCGGAGGGGTACGGCTCCCTCACGAAGGCACTCGACGCCTGGAAGGCCGTCACGGACGTGCAGTGGGCGCGCTTCGCCGCCGGGGAGCTCGACTTCCAGGGGCAGCGGCGGGAGCGGGTGCGGGCGTTCCTGGGGCGGGGGCTGAGCGACGGGGAGGCCGACGGCTGGTTCGGCCGGCACGCCGCCCACTACGAGGCCGCCTGGCGGCTCTTCCCGGACACCCTGCCGGTCCTGGACCGGCTGGCGGGAAGCTTCCGCCACGCCGTCCTGTCGAACTCCAGCATCCACAACCAGGACCGCAAGTTGCGCACCCTCGGTGTGCGGGACCGCTTCGAGGTGGTGGTGTGCGCCGTCGAGATCGGGGTCGCCAAGCCGGACGCCGCGGCCTTCCACGTCGCGTGCGAGGCCCTGGAGCTGGATCCGCACGAGGTGGCGTACGTCGGCAACGAGCCCGACATCGACGCGGGCGGCGCCGTGGCCGCGGGGCTCACCGGGATCTGGCTGGACCGGGACGGGCTCGGCGGCCGGCCCGAGCTGGTCAGGATCACGGGGCTCGGCGAGCTGCCCGACCTGCTCGCGGGCCATACCCGTTTTGGAGCGCCGGACACCTTCGGGTAA
- a CDS encoding DUF742 domain-containing protein — MTPPPASPDPYGALHHASYDGEGDQPLVRPYAMTGGRTRPRYQLAIEALVSTTADPAHLGTLLPEHQRICHLCREVKSVAEVSALLSMPLGVARILVADLAEAGMVAIHQPGNGEAGGAPDVTLLERVLSGLRKL, encoded by the coding sequence ATGACCCCGCCACCCGCCTCACCTGATCCGTACGGCGCACTGCACCACGCGTCGTACGACGGTGAAGGCGACCAGCCGCTGGTCCGTCCGTACGCAATGACCGGCGGCCGGACCCGGCCGCGCTACCAACTCGCGATAGAGGCGCTGGTCAGCACCACAGCAGACCCCGCCCACCTCGGGACCCTGCTCCCGGAGCACCAGCGGATCTGCCACCTCTGCCGCGAGGTCAAGTCGGTGGCCGAGGTCTCGGCGCTGCTGTCCATGCCTCTGGGCGTGGCCAGGATCCTGGTGGCGGACCTGGCGGAAGCCGGCATGGTGGCCATCCACCAGCCGGGCAACGGAGAGGCCGGCGGCGCGCCGGATGTGACACTGCTCGAAAGGGTGCTCAGTGGACTTCGCAAGCTCTAG